AAGAAACCGGTGATCACGAGCAGTGCCGCGAGGTAGATCCACCAGCTCTCGTACCAGGTCGTGACCTCGAGCCGCTCCCGATCCTCGTCCCAGCGCAGGCCTTCGCGCCAGCCCGGCTCGCCGCGATAATACTGGTGAAAGGCCTGGGTCACCCGCGCGAGCGGCAGCGCCGTCTCGGCGCTCCGGTAGCGATGCTCGAGTGAGCCGTCCTGGTAGACGAGCGTGAAGCCCGTCGCGGCGCTGCCGGTGGCCTGGAGATACGTCGCCTCCTCACGTGCCAACGTCGCGACGAGGTTACGCTTCCCGTCGAGGCCGGCCAGCACCTTGCCGATGGTGCCGCCGTCGGGGGCGTCGTAGGCGTAGTCGAGGGTGCTGAGCGTGAAGGGCATCAGTACGAGCGGGGCAGGCCCAGGACGTGCTCGCTGAGATAGTTCAGCGCCATCTCCTGAGAGATGGGCGCGATCTTGTAGAGGCGGATCTCGCGCCACAGGCGCTCGACGTAGAACTCCTTGGCGTAGCCGTAGCCGCCGAAGGTCTGGAGCGCGGCGTCGCAGGCCTGGAAGCCCGCCTCAGCCGCGAGCAGCTTGGCCGCATTGGCCTCGCGGCCGCAGGGCCGGCCCGTGTCGAAGAGCCACGCGGCCTTGAGGCACATCAGCTCGGCGGCGTCGAGCTGGGCCATCGCCAGGGCCAGCGGATGGGCGATCGCCTGGTTCTTGCCGATGGGCCGGTCGAAGACGATGCGCTCCTTGGCGTACTGGACGGCGCGCTCGAGGGCCGCCCGCCCGATGCCGACGGCCTCGATGCCGACCACGATGCGCTCCGGATTGAGCGAGTCGATCAAGTGGTAGAAGCCGTCGCCCACCGTTCCGACGACATCGACCTCGGGCACTTCCATGTTGTCGATGAAGATCTCGTTGGAGTCCACGGCCGCCCGCCCGAGCTTTTCGATCTCGCGAACCGTGATCGCCTTGCGATTGAACTCGGTGAAGAACAGCGTCATGCCCTTCAGCGGCTTGGCGGGGTCGCGGTCGCTGGTGCGGGTGAGGAGCAGGATGCGGTTGGCGTGCTGGGCGTTGGTGGTCCAGACCTTGCGGCCGTTGACGATCCAGCGATCGCCCTTCTTCTCGGCGCGCGTCTGGATGCGGGAGGTGTCGGTGCCCGAGTTCGGCTCGGTGACGCCGAAGGACATGATGGTCTCGCCCGTCACGATCTTCGGCAGCTCGCGGCGCTTCAGCTCCTCCGTGCCGTAGCGCACCACCGGCTCGGGCGGAAAGCAGTAGAAGTGAATGGGCGAGGCGCCGGAGGTGCCGGCGCCCGACGCGCAGATCTCGTGGAGCATGATGGCGGCCTCGGTGACGCCGAGCCCGGCGCCTCCGTAAACCTCGGGGATCATGAGGCCGAGCCAGCCGTTGTCCGCGAAGGCCTTCACGAACTCGTCCGGGTACTCGTGCTTCCGGTCCTTCTCGAGCCAGTAGTCCAGCGAGAAGTTCCGCGCCAGCGCGGCGACCTCCTTGCGGATCAGCTCCTGCTGCTCGGTGAGCGCGAAGTCCATCGTGGCCTCCCTGTGCGTCTAACGGCTGGCGGAAGAATAGCACGGACTTGCTCGCGCGAGAGCCCCGGGGGTATCCTCAAGGCGTGGAAACCACCCACGCCATCCAGGACTACCTGGGCGCCATCTACGATCTGGCCGGCAGCGACAAGCCGGTGATCGGCGCGCGACTCGCGCGGCACATGCACCTCTCGGCGCCCTCCATCACCGAGGCGCTCCGGCGCATGCAGCGCGAAGGCTACGTCAAGGTCGCGAGCAAGAAGGAGATCCGCCTCACCTCCAAGGGTCTCGACATGGCGCGCATCATGGCGCGGCGCCACCGCCTGCTCGAGCGCTGGCTGACCGATGTCCTCGGGCTCGACTGGTCGCGCGCCCACGACGAGGCGCACCGGCTCGAGCACGCGCTCTCCCCTGTCGTCGAGGAGCGCCTGGCCGAGATGCTCGGCATGCCCTCGACCTGCCCGCACGGCAACCCCATCCCGGGCATGCCCCAGCCCGAGGCGCACAACCCGATCCCGCTCTCGCAGGCGACGAAGGGCCAGGCGCTCGTGGTGGAGCGCATCACCGAGGAGGCCGAGGCCGACCGCCAGCTGCTCAACTTCCTGTGGGAGAGCGGCGTCCGGCCGGGCAGCCGGCTGACCGTGTCCGAGGTGGCGCCCTACGCCGGCACCATCTCCGTGCTGCTCGACGGGCGGACGGTCACGATGGGGCTCGCCGCCTCGCACAAGATCTGGGTCTACGACCCGCAGCAGCTCACGCCCCTCCGCAAGCCCGCGCGCGCCCGGGCGGCGCGCAAGACCGCCGGGTAGATGGCCGTCAAGGGGCTGTACGCGCTCCAGAACGGCTTCCTGGGGTTCGAGAAGACCGGCCTCTTCTTCGGCGAGCGATCGGCCGAGAAGGTCCGCATCCCCGTCTCCTGCTATCTCGTCCGCACGGGGGACACGACGATCCTCTTCGACACGGGCGTCTCCCCCCGCGCCGTGCCGGGGCTCCTGCGCACCGATCCCATGGCGGGCTTCACGGAGGCCGACCTCCTCGTCCACCGTCTGGATTCAATCGGGCTCGAGCCCAAGGACGTGGACCTGGTCGTGCTCTCGCACCTGCACTACGACCACGCCGGCGGCGCCTTCCTCTTCCAGAACTCGGAGCTGGCCGTCCAGCAGGACGAGTACGCGTACGCGAACTACCCCGCGGGCTTCTTCGCGGGCTTCTACTACAAGAAGAACTTCGACCTGCCCGGCTATCGCTGGCGGCTGCTCGACGGCGACGCGGAGATCGTGCCCGGCGTGACGGCGCTGCGGAGCGACGGCCACACGCCGGGGCACCAGTCCCTGCTGGTCGAGCTGCCGGAGACGGGCCCGGTGATCCTAGCGGGCGACTGCTGCTACTGGCAGGAATCGATCGACAAGGAGATTCCGCCCGGAGTCGTGTGGGATCCGACGCGGGCTATGCATTCGATCAAGCGGCTCAAGACGGTCGCCCGGCTCATGGGCGGCCGCATCTTCCCGAGCCACGACCCGGTGTTCTGGGCGTCCGCCGTCAAGGCGCCCGACGCCTACAGGTAGGCAAGGAGAGACCGATGGGAGTCCTCGACGGCATCAAGATCCTGGAACTCGCCCGCGTGCCGCCGGCCGAGCTGCCCGGCATGATGTTCGCGGACATGGGCGCCGACGTCCTCAAGATCGAGACGCCGTCCGAGACGCAGGAGGACCCCGACTGGCAGCGGCGCTCGGCCTTCGTCTACGTCAACCGCAATAAGCGCTCGCTGGCGCTCAACATGAAGGCGCCCGAGGGTCAGGCGCTCTTCAAGAAGCTCGCGGCGGGTGCTGACGTGGTCATCGAGGGATTCCGCCCGGGCGTGATGAAGCGGCTCGGCGCCGACTACGAGGCGATCCGCGCGATCAACCCGCGCATCGTCTACTGCTCCCTCTCGGGTTTCGGCCAGAACGGCCCCTACCGCGACTACCCGGCGCACGACATGAACTACCTCTCGCTGGCCGGCATCCTCGCGCTGATCGGCGAGCCCGACCGCAAGCCCGCGATCCCGCTCAACCTCGTCGCCGACTACGCGGGCGCGAGCATGCACGGCGCGCTCGGCGTCATGTACGCCCTCTTCGCCCGCGAGCGCACAGGCAAGGGCCAGCACGTGGACGTCTCCTATCTCGACACGTCGGTCGCGCTCCTGGCCGCCACGCCGAACATGCGCTTCTTCTTCAGCGACGGCCTGGCGCCCAAGCGCGGCGAGGGCTTCCTCGGCGGCTCGTATCCCTACTACGCGATCTACGAGACCAAGGACGGCAAGCTCCTCACCATCGGCTGCACCGAGCCCTGGCTGTGGGAGAACTTCTGCAAGGCGATAGGCCGCCCCGACTTCGTGCGCTTCGCGCGCAAGCACGACCAGTTCGTCCGCGCGGCCAACGCGGAGGAGGTCAAGGCGCGCGAAGAGATCGAGGCCATCATTCGCACGAAGAACCGCGACGAGTGGTACGAGCTCCTCGTCAAGGCCGACGTCTGCGTGGGCAAGGTCTACGACCCCGAGGAGATGGTCGCCGACCCGCAGGTGCAGGCCCGCGACATGGTCGTCGAGGTCAAGCACCCGACCCTCGGCACCATCAAGGAGTTCGGCATCCCCATCAAGCTGTCGGCGACGCCCGGCACCGTGCGCACCGCGGCGCCGCACGCCGGCGAGCACACCGAAGCCGTCCTGCACGAGCTTGGGCTGACCGCCGAGGACATCAAGGCGCTGCGGGAGAAGAAGATCGTTTCCTGATCAGCGTTTCAACAGGTACGGCACGTCGGCAACGACAATGTTCTTGTGAAACAGGAGCGCGCCCTTGACCAGCAGGGCCGTCTGGTTGTGCAGCGCGTGCTGCCACCACCTCCGAGGAAGGAACTCCGGCAGGACTATCGTCACGATCTGATCGTCGCCGCGCGATTGAATCTGGTCGATGTACTCCAGCAATGGGCGCAGGATCGACCGATAGGGCGACGTCAGGACCACGAGGGGCACGCCCAGTCCCCAGGCGGCCCATCTCTCCTCGACTCTCAGCGTGCGTGCCGGGTCTGTCTCCACGTAGACGGCCCGCACAGCGGCGTCCGGCGCCGCGAGGGTCCTCGCGTACTGTACAGCCCGTACGACGCCGCGATGGACGTCGCCGACGAGCACCAGCACCGTGTGCTGGAACTTCGGCGGGCCCTCGAGACCTTCGAGCGACAGCTCATCGGCCACTCCTTCGTAGTGGCGATGCATCACCACGAACACGAGGACCAGCAGCGGGACGACCACGACCACGATCCAGGCGCCCTCCTTGAACTTCGTCACCGCCAGGGTCAGGAGGACGATGCCGGTCACGACGGCTCCAACGCCGTTGACGCACATCCGCCAGCGCCACCCCTTCTCCCGGAGCCGCAGCCAGCGGCGCACCATGCCGCTCTGGGAGAGCGTGAAGGAGATGAACACGCCGATTGCGTAGAGCGGTAGGAGCGCGTGGGTATCGCCCCCGAAGATCACGAGCAGGGCGATGGCGAAGCCGCTCAGGATCATGATGCCGTTCGAGAACACGAGCCGGTCGCCCTGGCTGGCGAGCTGTCTCGGCATGAAACGATCGCGCGCGAGGATCGACGAGAGGCGCGGGAAATCGGCGTATGACGTGTTGGCCGCCAGGAGCAGGATGAGCATGGTCGCAACCTGGACCGCGTAGTACGGGGGCCCGGTCCCAAACACGCGCCGGGCGATCTTCGAGACGACCGTCTCATCACCTCCCAGAATGATCCCGAAGTCGAAGGCGAGGTACGTGATCCCGAGGAACATGGCGATCGAGACGATGCCGAGCCAGGTCAGGACGATCTGAGCGTTGCGCCCCTCGGGCGCCTTCAGGGCCTGCACGCCGTTGGAGACGGCCTCGACGCCCGTCAGCGCCGTGCAGCCGGCGGAATAGGCCCTCAGTACCAGGAACAGTCCGATGCCCTCGAGCCCGGGGGGATGAGGCTCGTAGCGCGCCTCGGGCAGCCAGCCGAACGCCGCGGCGATGAGACCGTAGCCGACCATGCCGAGAATGCTGACGACGAAGAAATAGGTCGGCGCGGCGAACAGCCGGCCGGATTCGCGGACTCCTCGCAGGTTCGCCAGTGCGATCATGACGATCGCCGCGACGCACAGGGCGATTCGATACGGATGGAGCGCGGGGAGCGCCGACGTCACCGCGTCGATGCCGGCCGCGACCGACACGGACACCGTCAGGACGTAATCGATCAGCAGGGCCGCCGCGGCCGTCAACGCGGGAGACCGGCCGAGGTTGTCCTTGGCGACCAGGTAAGCGCCGCCTCCCTGAGGGTAGGCGTGGACCGTCTGGCGGTACGAGACGACGACGATCGCCAGCAGGAGGGCAATGCCGAGCGCGATCGGCAGCGAGTAGCTGAGGGCTGCGCTGCCGGCCAGGATCAGCACCAGGAGAATCTCTTCGGTCGCGTACGCCACCGACGACAGCGGGTCGGAGGCGAACACCGCCAGCGCCACCGCCCTGCCCAGCCGCTCGTGCCGCGCCTGGGACAGTGGCATCGGCACGCCGACCAGCAGCCGTTTCACACCGTCAAGTCGCATATGTCACCGGGACTCTAGCGCAGATCGGTCTCGCCCGGACTCGATCGAGGATATTTTTACGGCCCTTTAACAGGCTGAGCCCGCCTTTTTGCACCGCCGTGAGCCATGGGCGTGCCACGCTTCGGCCAGGAGGACTGAACCATGGACTTGCTCTACCTCGGGCTGGTGCTCGCGTTCTTCGGCGCGTCGCGCTGAGACTGGCCTAGGCCATGTGCGCCACCCGGACGTCGTCCGGAAAGACTCTGGCCCCTCGCTGGGGACGGCTTTACCTCCTGGCCACGCTCGCGTTGGGGCTGTCCGGGGCAGCCGAGACTGCGCTCCAGGCCCGGCCGTGGCACACGGTCATGGAGTCCGTCGTGGTCGGGGCCATCTTCGGCACGATGGCCGCCTGGGTACGCGCGAACCGGGCCGCGCTCGATCAGGCCGACTGCTGCGACTGTGCCGCGGACCGCGTCACCGTGCGCGTGCTTCATTCACGCTCGGCGGCGCGGTATGTCATGCGCGACCCAGAGCCTGGACCGCTCCGACTCTACCTGACCGGCCTCGGCGGGATCGATACCGGCGAGAGGGAGACGGCGGAATGCTCGGCCACGTCAGACCGGCCTTAGTGTCGCTGCTGCTCCTCACGGCGGTGACGGATGTGGCGTACCCTGTCCTGGTGACCGTCATCGCCCAGGTCGTCTTCCCCCACCAGGCGAACGGCTCCCTCATCGTGCGGGGCGGCAAACGGCAGAGCTCGACGCTGAACGGGCGGCAGATGGTCGAACGCCATAGGGAGGGGCGCGTGCTCGGCTTCCTCGGCGAGGCGCGGGTCAACGTGCTTGAGCTCAACCTGGCGCTGGACGCCAAGTAGCCGCGGGATCGAGCGCGGGCACCTCGATGAAGCGCCTGCTCGGATTCGGTCTCTGCGCGACGGCATTGGTCGCTGCGCTGGCGGGTCCCACGTCGGCCCAGACCTCGCTCGCCGAGCTCCGCGGCAGGCAGGCCGCACCGGAGGGCCAGCCTAAGACCCTCCTCGAGG
The Candidatus Methylomirabilota bacterium genome window above contains:
- a CDS encoding potassium-transporting ATPase subunit C, whose translation is MLGHVRPALVSLLLLTAVTDVAYPVLVTVIAQVVFPHQANGSLIVRGGKRQSSTLNGRQMVERHREGRVLGFLGEARVNVLELNLALDAK
- a CDS encoding APC family permease, producing MKRLLVGVPMPLSQARHERLGRAVALAVFASDPLSSVAYATEEILLVLILAGSAALSYSLPIALGIALLLAIVVVSYRQTVHAYPQGGGAYLVAKDNLGRSPALTAAAALLIDYVLTVSVSVAAGIDAVTSALPALHPYRIALCVAAIVMIALANLRGVRESGRLFAAPTYFFVVSILGMVGYGLIAAAFGWLPEARYEPHPPGLEGIGLFLVLRAYSAGCTALTGVEAVSNGVQALKAPEGRNAQIVLTWLGIVSIAMFLGITYLAFDFGIILGGDETVVSKIARRVFGTGPPYYAVQVATMLILLLAANTSYADFPRLSSILARDRFMPRQLASQGDRLVFSNGIMILSGFAIALLVIFGGDTHALLPLYAIGVFISFTLSQSGMVRRWLRLREKGWRWRMCVNGVGAVVTGIVLLTLAVTKFKEGAWIVVVVVPLLVLVFVVMHRHYEGVADELSLEGLEGPPKFQHTVLVLVGDVHRGVVRAVQYARTLAAPDAAVRAVYVETDPARTLRVEERWAAWGLGVPLVVLTSPYRSILRPLLEYIDQIQSRGDDQIVTIVLPEFLPRRWWQHALHNQTALLVKGALLFHKNIVVADVPYLLKR
- a CDS encoding CaiB/BaiF CoA-transferase family protein, encoding MGVLDGIKILELARVPPAELPGMMFADMGADVLKIETPSETQEDPDWQRRSAFVYVNRNKRSLALNMKAPEGQALFKKLAAGADVVIEGFRPGVMKRLGADYEAIRAINPRIVYCSLSGFGQNGPYRDYPAHDMNYLSLAGILALIGEPDRKPAIPLNLVADYAGASMHGALGVMYALFARERTGKGQHVDVSYLDTSVALLAATPNMRFFFSDGLAPKRGEGFLGGSYPYYAIYETKDGKLLTIGCTEPWLWENFCKAIGRPDFVRFARKHDQFVRAANAEEVKAREEIEAIIRTKNRDEWYELLVKADVCVGKVYDPEEMVADPQVQARDMVVEVKHPTLGTIKEFGIPIKLSATPGTVRTAAPHAGEHTEAVLHELGLTAEDIKALREKKIVS
- a CDS encoding acyl-CoA dehydrogenase family protein, with the translated sequence MDFALTEQQELIRKEVAALARNFSLDYWLEKDRKHEYPDEFVKAFADNGWLGLMIPEVYGGAGLGVTEAAIMLHEICASGAGTSGASPIHFYCFPPEPVVRYGTEELKRRELPKIVTGETIMSFGVTEPNSGTDTSRIQTRAEKKGDRWIVNGRKVWTTNAQHANRILLLTRTSDRDPAKPLKGMTLFFTEFNRKAITVREIEKLGRAAVDSNEIFIDNMEVPEVDVVGTVGDGFYHLIDSLNPERIVVGIEAVGIGRAALERAVQYAKERIVFDRPIGKNQAIAHPLALAMAQLDAAELMCLKAAWLFDTGRPCGREANAAKLLAAEAGFQACDAALQTFGGYGYAKEFYVERLWREIRLYKIAPISQEMALNYLSEHVLGLPRSY
- a CDS encoding metal-dependent transcriptional regulator produces the protein METTHAIQDYLGAIYDLAGSDKPVIGARLARHMHLSAPSITEALRRMQREGYVKVASKKEIRLTSKGLDMARIMARRHRLLERWLTDVLGLDWSRAHDEAHRLEHALSPVVEERLAEMLGMPSTCPHGNPIPGMPQPEAHNPIPLSQATKGQALVVERITEEAEADRQLLNFLWESGVRPGSRLTVSEVAPYAGTISVLLDGRTVTMGLAASHKIWVYDPQQLTPLRKPARARAARKTAG
- a CDS encoding N-acyl homoserine lactonase family protein translates to MAVKGLYALQNGFLGFEKTGLFFGERSAEKVRIPVSCYLVRTGDTTILFDTGVSPRAVPGLLRTDPMAGFTEADLLVHRLDSIGLEPKDVDLVVLSHLHYDHAGGAFLFQNSELAVQQDEYAYANYPAGFFAGFYYKKNFDLPGYRWRLLDGDAEIVPGVTALRSDGHTPGHQSLLVELPETGPVILAGDCCYWQESIDKEIPPGVVWDPTRAMHSIKRLKTVARLMGGRIFPSHDPVFWASAVKAPDAYR